The Falco peregrinus isolate bFalPer1 chromosome 1, bFalPer1.pri, whole genome shotgun sequence genome has a window encoding:
- the BLOC1S2 gene encoding biogenesis of lysosome-related organelles complex 1 subunit 2, translating to MATATEGLLEAAARPAKQDPAVETAEEAKEPAEADINELCKDMFNKMATYLTGELTATSEDYKLLENMNKLTSLKYLEMKDIAINISRNLKDLNQKYAALQPYLEQINLIEEQVAALEQAAYKLDAYSKKLEAKYKKLEKR from the exons ATGGCGACCGCGACGGAGGGTCTGCTGGAGGCTGCCGCGCGGCCCGCCAAGC AGGATCCCGCTGTTGAAACAGCAGAGGAAGCTAAGGAACCAGCAGAGGCAGACATCAATGAACTCTGTAAAGACATGTTCAACAAAATGGCCACTTATTTAACAGGTGAACTTACAG CCACCAGTGAAGACTACAAACTCTTGGAAAACATGAATAAGCTGACTAGCTTGAAGTACCTAGAAATGAAAGATATTGCTATAAACATCAGTAGAAATCTGAAGGATTTAAATCAAAAAT ATGCTGCTCTTCAGCCATATCTGGAACAAATCAACCTAATTGAGGAACAGGTTGCAGCTCTGGAGCAGGCAGCTTATAAATTGGACGCATATTCCAAAAAACTTG aagccAAGTACAAAAAACTGGAGAAACGATGA